One Novosphingobium sp. EMRT-2 DNA segment encodes these proteins:
- the fahA gene encoding fumarylacetoacetase: MSIDHTHNPQASSWVPAADDHAEFPVQNLPLGIFSTDGGPARAGTAIGDCVLDLTAMAEQGLLPPAVVPALGQATLNALFALPAADRLALRHALFACLTSDRFRVRLAPLLHRAEDCALHLPFHIGDYTDFYVGIHHATNIGKLFRPDNPLLPNYRHVPIGYHGRASSVRVSGTTLLRPKGQLKAPDAEAPVFAPSRRLDYELELGVWIAGDNALGEPVPIADAWSRIGGLTLLNDWSARDIQAWEYQPLGPFLAKNFLTTVSPWVVTAEALAPFRVGQPPRPEADPQPLPYLVDAADAEAGALALDLEVTLASAAMRDAGLPPLCLSHGPATNMYWTVAQMVTHHTSNGCDLHAGDLLGTGTISGPARDSFGSLMELSGGGREPVALPSGETRCFLEDGDQLTLSARAVQDGFRTIGFGPCTGTVQPAR, from the coding sequence ATGAGCATCGACCACACGCACAATCCGCAGGCATCGAGCTGGGTGCCGGCGGCGGACGACCATGCGGAATTCCCGGTCCAGAACCTGCCGCTGGGCATCTTCTCGACCGATGGTGGCCCCGCGCGTGCCGGCACCGCCATCGGCGATTGCGTGCTGGACCTTACCGCCATGGCGGAACAGGGCCTGCTGCCGCCGGCCGTGGTGCCGGCACTGGGACAGGCCACGCTCAACGCGCTGTTCGCCCTGCCCGCCGCCGACCGGCTGGCGCTGCGCCACGCGCTGTTCGCGTGCCTGACCTCCGACCGGTTCCGCGTGCGGCTGGCCCCGCTGCTGCACCGCGCGGAAGACTGCGCGTTGCACCTGCCGTTCCACATCGGCGACTACACCGATTTCTACGTCGGCATTCATCACGCCACCAACATCGGCAAACTGTTCCGGCCCGACAATCCGCTGCTGCCCAACTATCGCCACGTGCCGATCGGCTATCACGGCCGTGCCTCGTCCGTGCGGGTCTCGGGCACCACGCTGCTGCGCCCCAAGGGCCAGCTCAAGGCGCCCGATGCCGAAGCGCCGGTGTTCGCGCCATCGCGGCGGCTCGACTACGAGCTGGAACTGGGCGTGTGGATCGCGGGCGACAACGCGCTGGGCGAACCGGTGCCCATCGCCGACGCGTGGAGCCGGATCGGCGGGCTGACCCTGCTCAACGACTGGTCGGCGCGCGACATCCAGGCGTGGGAATACCAGCCGCTCGGGCCGTTCCTGGCCAAGAACTTCCTCACCACGGTATCCCCGTGGGTGGTGACCGCCGAGGCGCTGGCCCCGTTCCGCGTGGGCCAGCCGCCCCGGCCGGAGGCCGATCCGCAGCCGCTGCCCTACCTGGTCGATGCCGCGGACGCCGAAGCCGGTGCGCTCGCGCTGGACCTCGAAGTCACGCTCGCCAGCGCGGCGATGCGCGATGCCGGCCTGCCGCCGCTGTGCCTCAGCCACGGCCCGGCGACGAACATGTACTGGACCGTGGCACAGATGGTGACGCACCATACCTCCAACGGCTGTGATCTCCATGCCGGCGACCTGCTGGGCACCGGCACGATTTCCGGCCCGGCGCGCGATAGCTTCGGCAGCCTGATGGAGCTTTCGGGCGGCGGGCGCGAACCGGTCGCGCTGCCGAGCGGCGAAACGCGCTGCTTCCTCGAGGACGGCGACCAGCTCACCCTGTCCGCGCGTGCCGTGCAAGACGGGTTCCGCACGATCGGCTTCGGTCCCTGCACCGGCACCGTCCAGCCGGCGCGATGA
- a CDS encoding VOC family protein: MTAPRLSRIHHVAYRCNDAKATVEWYERVLGMTYTTAFAEDHVPSTGAYDPYMHVFLDCGGGNVLAFFELPEQPAMGRDPHTPAWVQHLAFEVEDEAALLAAKAHIEAQGIDVLGPTWHGIFKSIYFFDPNGHRLELACNIGTPEQYAELKTLAPVMLEEWSRTKRAPRHAAWLHAEPKDA, from the coding sequence ATGACCGCGCCGCGCCTCAGCCGCATCCACCACGTCGCCTACCGCTGCAACGATGCCAAGGCGACAGTGGAATGGTACGAGCGCGTGCTCGGCATGACCTACACCACCGCCTTCGCGGAAGACCATGTGCCATCGACGGGGGCCTACGATCCCTATATGCACGTGTTCCTCGATTGCGGCGGCGGCAACGTGCTGGCCTTCTTCGAACTGCCCGAACAGCCGGCGATGGGCCGCGATCCCCACACGCCGGCCTGGGTGCAGCACCTGGCTTTCGAGGTGGAGGACGAAGCCGCGCTGCTGGCGGCCAAGGCGCATATCGAGGCGCAGGGCATCGACGTGCTGGGGCCGACCTGGCACGGCATCTTCAAGTCGATCTATTTCTTCGATCCCAACGGGCACCGGCTGGAATTGGCGTGCAACATCGGCACGCCCGAACAGTACGCCGAACTGAAGACGCTGGCCCCGGTCATGCTTGAGGAATGGAGCCGGACGAAGCGCGCCCCGCGCCATGCCGCCTGGCTGCATGCGGAGCCGAAGGACGCATGA
- the hppD gene encoding 4-hydroxyphenylpyruvate dioxygenase, whose translation MADLFENPLGLDGFEFIEFSALEKGVLEPVFAAMGFIRVARHRSKDVQLWRQGDINLIANYEPRSPAAYFAAEHGPSACGMGWRVRDAAKAYAEALERGAEPVEVRTGPMELRLPAFRGIGGSIVYLLDRYGDALSIYDIDFVYEEGVDRHPAGAGLKLIDHLTHNVYGGRMAHWAAFYERIAGFREIRYFDIKGEYTGLTSKAMTAPDGKIRIPLNEEGKAGGGQIEEFLRAYNGEGIQHIAFACDDLLATWDRLKASGTPFMTAPPATYYEMLAERLPGHGEPVDQLQARGILLDGSTVNGDPRLLLQIFSETMIGPVFFEFIQRKRDEGFGEGNFTALFESMERDQMRRGALQVEPAQ comes from the coding sequence ATGGCTGACCTGTTCGAAAACCCGCTGGGCCTCGACGGTTTCGAGTTCATCGAATTTTCCGCGCTGGAAAAGGGCGTGCTGGAACCCGTGTTCGCCGCGATGGGCTTCATCCGCGTCGCGCGGCACCGGTCCAAGGACGTGCAACTGTGGCGGCAGGGCGACATCAACCTGATCGCCAACTACGAACCGCGCAGCCCCGCCGCCTATTTCGCCGCCGAACACGGCCCTTCGGCCTGCGGCATGGGCTGGCGCGTGCGCGATGCGGCGAAGGCCTATGCCGAGGCGCTCGAACGCGGCGCGGAACCGGTCGAGGTGCGCACCGGCCCGATGGAACTGCGCCTGCCGGCGTTCCGCGGCATCGGCGGCTCGATCGTCTATCTGCTGGACCGTTACGGCGATGCCCTGTCGATCTACGACATCGACTTCGTGTACGAGGAAGGCGTGGATCGCCATCCGGCCGGGGCGGGCCTGAAGCTGATCGATCACCTCACGCACAATGTCTATGGCGGGCGCATGGCGCACTGGGCGGCGTTCTACGAGCGCATCGCCGGTTTCCGCGAGATCCGCTATTTCGACATCAAGGGCGAATATACCGGCCTCACCAGCAAGGCGATGACCGCGCCCGACGGCAAGATCCGCATCCCGCTGAACGAGGAAGGGAAGGCCGGCGGCGGCCAGATCGAGGAGTTCCTGCGCGCCTACAATGGCGAGGGCATCCAGCACATCGCCTTTGCCTGCGACGATCTGCTGGCGACGTGGGACCGGCTGAAGGCCAGCGGCACCCCGTTCATGACCGCCCCGCCCGCAACCTACTACGAGATGCTGGCCGAGCGCCTGCCCGGCCATGGCGAGCCGGTGGACCAGCTCCAGGCACGCGGCATCCTGCTCGACGGATCGACCGTCAATGGCGATCCGCGCCTGCTGCTGCAGATCTTCTCGGAAACGATGATCGGCCCGGTGTTCTTCGAATTCATCCAGCGCAAGCGCGACGAAGGCTTCGGCGAAGGCAATTTCACTGCGCTGTTCGAATCGATGGAACGCGACCAGATGCGCCGCGGCGCGCTGCAGGTGGAACCGGCGCAATGA
- a CDS encoding Lrp/AsnC family transcriptional regulator → MLDRFDLKILAILQEKGDIGPVEMSQAVHLSASQCSRRMQQLRKAGYIRGVHAALDAGRLGVGISAYILLTMNSHGIAAAEAFRARVLELDEVLECQKLTGEADMILKVATRDLASFNHLLTRQILGSPEVATARSSIILEDVKSTTALPLRFAGAVNPADGT, encoded by the coding sequence ATGCTCGACCGTTTCGATCTCAAGATTCTCGCGATCCTCCAGGAGAAGGGGGATATCGGCCCGGTGGAGATGAGCCAGGCGGTCCATCTCTCCGCGTCGCAATGCTCGCGCCGGATGCAGCAGTTGCGCAAGGCCGGCTATATTCGCGGGGTCCATGCCGCGCTCGATGCCGGGCGGCTGGGCGTGGGCATTTCCGCCTATATCCTGCTTACCATGAACAGCCACGGGATCGCCGCGGCCGAGGCATTCCGCGCGCGGGTGCTGGAACTGGACGAAGTGCTGGAATGCCAGAAGCTGACCGGGGAGGCCGACATGATCCTCAAGGTCGCCACGCGCGATCTCGCCTCGTTCAACCACCTGTTGACGCGCCAGATTCTCGGGTCCCCCGAAGTGGCGACCGCGCGTTCCAGCATCATCCTAGAGGACGTGAAAAGCACCACTGCTCTCCCGCTGCGCTTCGCCGGCGCGGTCAATCCCGCCGACGGAACGTGA
- a CDS encoding 2OG-Fe dioxygenase family protein: protein MDDASPVGTLAAERPETGSLVALENALARDGYAIARGAPFPPDFADFWNDLPLDTFMADGGRYRRRRYATFALEGDTITPRPAEPHYQSLSYNPLNGGIARHFAPFAPEAAAHPCLLALLRDAGALFAPGACWHVEAHQFRIMAGSENAGLPTPEGLHRDGVDRVLVQLVARRNVASGITRITDLEGRTLDRTTLTVPGDLYLLDDRRVMHEVSPVRPEDPAWPGWRDVLVVTFRRRD, encoded by the coding sequence ATGGACGATGCATCGCCAGTCGGCACACTCGCCGCAGAACGGCCGGAAACCGGTAGCCTGGTGGCCCTGGAAAATGCGCTCGCGCGGGATGGCTACGCGATCGCGCGCGGGGCGCCCTTCCCGCCCGATTTCGCGGACTTCTGGAACGACCTGCCGCTCGACACCTTCATGGCCGACGGCGGCCGCTACCGCCGGCGCCGCTATGCGACCTTCGCGCTGGAAGGCGACACGATCACGCCGCGCCCGGCCGAACCGCATTACCAGAGCCTGTCCTACAACCCGCTCAACGGCGGAATCGCGCGCCATTTCGCGCCTTTCGCGCCGGAAGCCGCTGCGCATCCCTGTCTGTTGGCCTTGCTCCGCGATGCCGGTGCGCTGTTCGCGCCAGGCGCGTGCTGGCATGTCGAAGCGCACCAGTTCCGCATCATGGCGGGAAGCGAGAACGCCGGCCTGCCGACCCCCGAGGGGCTGCACCGCGACGGCGTGGACCGGGTGCTGGTGCAACTGGTGGCGCGGCGGAACGTGGCGAGCGGCATCACCCGCATCACCGACCTGGAGGGCAGGACGCTGGACCGGACCACGCTGACCGTGCCCGGCGATCTCTATCTGCTCGACGACCGGCGCGTGATGCACGAGGTTTCGCCGGTGCGGCCCGAAGACCCCGCGTGGCCAGGCTGGCGCGACGTGCTGGTGGTCACGTTCCGTCGGCGGGATTGA
- a CDS encoding class II aldolase/adducin family protein, with protein sequence MATQMRPNIECSDAEWQARQELAACYRIFDLLGWSESVYNHISVRVPGEDNAFLINPFGLLYSEVCASNLVKIDIDGNKLDGSPHAVNKAGFTQHGYFHRHLNWAHAICHVHTTATMAVCSLEEGLMPINFYACNFAGRLAYHDFEGITVRAEEGERLLANLADKNILMLRNHGPVVMAPTLQAMFIQQWSLQRACEIQMATLSMGRKPILVSDDVIAVHQRDLREATPPGGGAGVGDFNAWVRRIDKIDRSWRD encoded by the coding sequence ATGGCCACGCAGATGCGCCCGAATATCGAATGCAGCGATGCCGAATGGCAGGCCCGGCAGGAACTGGCGGCGTGTTACCGCATCTTCGATCTGCTCGGCTGGTCGGAATCGGTTTACAACCACATCTCCGTGCGCGTGCCGGGGGAGGACAACGCTTTCCTCATCAACCCCTTCGGCCTGCTCTATTCCGAAGTCTGCGCGTCCAACCTCGTCAAGATCGACATCGACGGCAACAAGCTTGACGGCAGCCCGCACGCGGTGAACAAGGCGGGCTTCACCCAGCACGGCTATTTCCACCGGCACCTGAACTGGGCGCACGCCATCTGCCACGTCCACACCACGGCGACGATGGCGGTGTGCAGCCTTGAGGAAGGGCTGATGCCGATCAACTTCTATGCCTGCAACTTCGCCGGGCGCCTCGCCTATCACGATTTCGAGGGCATCACCGTGCGCGCCGAAGAGGGCGAGCGCCTGCTGGCGAACCTGGCCGACAAGAACATCCTGATGCTGCGCAACCACGGCCCGGTGGTGATGGCGCCCACGCTCCAGGCGATGTTCATCCAGCAGTGGAGCCTCCAGCGCGCTTGCGAAATCCAGATGGCCACGCTGTCGATGGGACGCAAGCCTATCCTCGTGTCCGATGACGTCATCGCCGTCCACCAGCGTGACCTGCGCGAGGCGACGCCGCCGGGCGGCGGCGCCGGCGTGGGCGATTTCAACGCCTGGGTGCGGCGGATCGACAAGATCGATCGGTCCTGGCGGGATTGA
- a CDS encoding (2Fe-2S)-binding protein translates to MARLTVNNQPMEFRLEPDTPLLWALRDAANLTGTKYGCGTGECGACMVIVDGQAMPSCTLSLGEAEGRSVTTIEGLAPDRNHPVQQALVAEQAIQCGFCTPGLVMAAAALLAHNGDPTEQDITAAITNICRCGVYPRLVRAIQRAGRALRHAETLPPLPVPATATTPGL, encoded by the coding sequence ATGGCCCGCCTGACCGTCAACAACCAGCCGATGGAATTCCGGCTGGAACCGGATACCCCGCTGCTGTGGGCGCTGCGCGACGCGGCGAACCTGACTGGCACCAAGTACGGCTGCGGCACCGGCGAATGCGGCGCCTGCATGGTGATCGTCGATGGGCAGGCGATGCCCTCGTGCACGCTGTCGCTGGGGGAGGCGGAGGGCCGCAGCGTGACGACGATCGAGGGGCTGGCCCCCGATCGCAACCATCCCGTGCAACAGGCGCTGGTGGCCGAGCAGGCGATCCAGTGCGGGTTCTGCACGCCGGGCCTGGTCATGGCCGCCGCCGCCCTGCTGGCGCACAACGGCGATCCGACCGAGCAGGACATCACCGCCGCCATCACCAATATCTGCCGTTGCGGCGTCTATCCGCGCCTGGTCCGCGCGATCCAGCGCGCCGGCCGCGCCCTGCGGCACGCCGAAACGCTGCCGCCGCTGCCCGTGCCGGCCACCGCGACCACGCCGGGGCTTTGA
- the arsC gene encoding arsenate reductase (glutaredoxin) (This arsenate reductase requires both glutathione and glutaredoxin to convert arsenate to arsenite, after which the efflux transporter formed by ArsA and ArsB can extrude the arsenite from the cell, providing resistance.), producing the protein MKATIWHNPNCGTSRNTLALLQEAGADVTVIEYLKTPPSAEKLAQLYRDAGITPQQGLRLRGTDAEERGLPAADDATVLAAMAAEPKLIERPLVETAKGVRLCRPKEKVQEIL; encoded by the coding sequence ATGAAGGCGACGATCTGGCACAATCCCAACTGCGGCACATCGCGCAACACGCTGGCGCTGTTGCAGGAAGCCGGCGCGGACGTGACCGTGATCGAATACCTCAAGACGCCGCCGAGCGCCGAAAAGCTGGCGCAACTCTATCGCGATGCCGGAATCACGCCGCAGCAGGGCCTGCGCCTCAGGGGCACCGATGCCGAGGAACGCGGCCTGCCCGCGGCGGACGACGCCACCGTGCTGGCGGCGATGGCGGCGGAACCGAAGCTGATCGAACGGCCGCTGGTGGAAACCGCCAAGGGCGTGCGGCTGTGCCGGCCCAAGGAAAAGGTGCAGGAAATTCTCTGA